In Sinorhizobium arboris LMG 14919, a genomic segment contains:
- a CDS encoding RNA-binding protein → MVNKAFFKSYLGKLLPRADAANHEGAPAYRLTAREALAQYAITGTFNGTFYADGAEQLEAVKALALEVEPEFLAKVAIYAAEKGYMKDMPVTLLAMLSSLQSDAFARAFPRVVKSGKMLRGFVQVMRSGAAGRKSLGTRPKRAVQAWLERASTEQILRAMVGNDPSLADVIRMVHPKPSSEERKALYAWAIGKPYEHTALPDLVKSLEAFRRDQRGPVPDVPFQLLTSLPLTREHWVEIARQGGWQMLRQNLNTFARNGVFEVNGFAQALAARLSDPAEVRRAKVFPYQLMIAWRMADSLVPDLVRNALQEAMDIAIANVPAIEGRVVLCPDVSGSMSSSATGYRKGATSSVRCIDVAGLMTAAFLQRNPKARVLPFESDVVHIDLNRRDSVMTNAGKLAAIGGGGTNCSAPLRKLASEKAKVDLVVFLSDNESWVDARRGGQPTAVMTEWARIKRVNPDAKLVCLDIQPHATSQAPTRDDVLNIGGFSDAVYDVIAAFAANRKGAEAWVESIEAIEL, encoded by the coding sequence GCGTGCGGACGCAGCGAACCATGAAGGCGCTCCGGCTTATCGCCTGACCGCCCGGGAAGCGCTGGCACAGTATGCCATAACCGGGACCTTCAACGGCACCTTCTACGCGGACGGCGCCGAGCAGCTCGAAGCGGTGAAAGCCCTCGCGCTCGAGGTCGAGCCGGAATTCCTGGCCAAGGTGGCGATCTATGCGGCCGAGAAGGGCTACATGAAGGACATGCCGGTGACTCTGCTGGCAATGCTTTCGAGCCTTCAGAGCGATGCTTTTGCCCGTGCGTTTCCGCGCGTGGTGAAAAGCGGCAAGATGCTGCGTGGCTTCGTTCAGGTCATGCGCTCCGGCGCCGCTGGACGCAAGTCGCTCGGCACGCGGCCGAAGAGGGCCGTGCAGGCGTGGCTCGAGCGCGCAAGCACAGAGCAGATCCTGCGCGCAATGGTCGGCAACGACCCTTCGCTCGCCGACGTGATCCGCATGGTCCATCCGAAGCCGTCCTCGGAGGAGCGCAAGGCGCTCTACGCCTGGGCGATTGGCAAGCCGTATGAGCATACGGCACTGCCGGATCTCGTGAAATCGCTGGAGGCATTCCGGCGCGATCAGCGAGGTCCGGTGCCGGATGTGCCGTTTCAGTTGCTGACGTCCCTGCCGCTCACCCGTGAGCACTGGGTCGAGATCGCCCGACAGGGCGGCTGGCAGATGCTGCGTCAGAACCTCAACACCTTTGCGCGCAACGGCGTGTTCGAGGTGAACGGGTTCGCGCAGGCTCTGGCGGCACGGCTCTCCGATCCCGCGGAAGTCCGCAGGGCGAAGGTCTTCCCCTATCAGCTGATGATAGCGTGGAGGATGGCCGACAGCCTGGTTCCGGATCTCGTAAGGAACGCTCTGCAGGAGGCGATGGATATCGCGATCGCCAACGTGCCGGCGATCGAGGGCCGTGTCGTGCTCTGCCCTGACGTATCCGGCTCCATGAGCTCGTCGGCGACTGGTTACCGAAAAGGGGCCACGTCTTCTGTGCGCTGCATCGATGTCGCCGGGCTGATGACTGCAGCCTTCCTGCAGCGCAACCCGAAGGCGCGGGTGCTTCCATTCGAGAGCGACGTGGTGCACATCGACCTCAATCGCCGGGATTCGGTGATGACCAATGCCGGCAAGCTGGCAGCGATCGGTGGTGGCGGAACCAATTGCTCCGCGCCACTGAGGAAGCTTGCCAGCGAGAAGGCGAAGGTCGATCTCGTGGTCTTCCTCTCGGACAACGAATCCTGGGTGGACGCACGCCGTGGCGGTCAGCCGACCGCCGTGATGACCGAGTGGGCGAGGATCAAGAGGGTCAATCCGGATGCAAAGCTGGTTTGCCTCGACATCCAGCCGCACGCCACGTCTCAGGCGCCCACGCGTGACGACGTGCTCAACATCGGCGGCTTCTCCGACGCCGTCTACGACGTGATTGCGGCCTTCGCGGCCAACAGGAAAGGAGCGGAAGCCTGGGTGGAAAGCATCGAAGCGATCGAGCTTTGA
- a CDS encoding RtcB family protein, translating into MTEVISGQDLIDAGMSQGKWFRAALEAANKALNDGGSMADALAAARAHQPAPTLPLRSDNGVTIHMNIRAENAHEQDNIEKVNATMRELVRTPVVRAAAIMPDACPSGPVGTIPVGGVVASEAIHPGMHSADICCSMAISVFPDASPKALLDAVHTVTHFGPGGRPRGAQIKPSEATLAAFQQNPLLREMVSVGIDHFATQGDGNHFAYVGQMRSTGEPALVTHHGSRAPGARLYERGMKIADRFRQQLSPETLRENAWIPAESEEGEIYWSALQAVRQWTKENHFAIHDMAAEKLVAKIGDRFWNEHNFVFRKSDGLFYHGKGATPAFDNWAGDATDLTIIPMNMAEPILIVRGSNADNGLGFSPHGAGRNFSRTAHIRRLREEYGADARGLSPNNIAAIMEKETKGLDVRFYAGSPDVSELPSAYKNAAHVKKQIEHYGLAEVVDEVIPYGSIMAGDWQSNAPWRRGKRRG; encoded by the coding sequence ATGACCGAAGTAATAAGCGGACAGGACTTGATCGATGCTGGCATGAGCCAGGGCAAATGGTTTCGGGCGGCGCTCGAAGCAGCGAACAAGGCGTTGAACGACGGCGGCTCGATGGCCGACGCTCTGGCTGCTGCTCGCGCACACCAGCCCGCACCGACCCTGCCGCTGCGATCGGATAACGGCGTGACGATACACATGAACATCCGCGCCGAAAACGCCCATGAGCAGGACAACATCGAGAAGGTGAACGCCACCATGCGGGAGCTTGTCCGCACACCGGTCGTGCGGGCGGCGGCGATCATGCCGGACGCCTGCCCGTCAGGGCCGGTCGGCACGATTCCCGTCGGGGGTGTGGTCGCCTCGGAGGCCATTCATCCGGGAATGCATTCGGCCGACATCTGCTGCTCGATGGCGATTTCGGTCTTCCCGGACGCGTCGCCAAAGGCGCTGCTCGACGCCGTGCATACGGTGACCCATTTCGGTCCGGGCGGACGTCCGCGCGGCGCACAGATCAAGCCTTCCGAGGCGACGCTTGCGGCGTTCCAGCAGAATCCGCTTCTGAGGGAGATGGTGAGCGTCGGCATTGATCATTTTGCCACCCAGGGCGACGGGAATCACTTCGCCTATGTGGGGCAAATGAGATCGACCGGTGAGCCGGCGCTCGTCACCCATCATGGCTCGCGTGCGCCCGGCGCCCGGCTCTACGAGAGGGGCATGAAGATCGCCGACAGGTTTCGCCAGCAGCTTTCTCCTGAAACGCTGAGGGAAAATGCCTGGATACCGGCGGAGAGTGAAGAAGGGGAGATCTATTGGTCGGCCCTGCAGGCGGTCCGTCAGTGGACGAAGGAGAACCATTTCGCCATTCACGACATGGCGGCGGAGAAGCTTGTGGCAAAGATCGGTGACCGCTTCTGGAATGAACACAACTTCGTCTTCCGGAAATCCGACGGCCTCTTCTATCACGGCAAGGGCGCCACGCCCGCTTTCGATAATTGGGCCGGCGACGCGACCGATCTCACGATCATCCCGATGAATATGGCGGAGCCGATCCTGATCGTACGCGGATCGAACGCCGATAACGGACTTGGCTTCTCGCCTCATGGAGCCGGTCGGAATTTCTCGCGTACCGCGCACATCAGGCGTCTCCGCGAGGAATACGGCGCGGACGCGCGCGGTCTGAGCCCGAACAACATCGCGGCGATCATGGAGAAGGAGACGAAAGGTCTCGATGTGCGCTTCTATGCGGGTTCGCCCGACGTGTCGGAGCTTCCTAGCGCCTACAAGAACGCCGCCCACGTGAAGAAGCAGATCGAGCATTACGGTCTCGCCGAAGTCGTCGACGAGGTCATCCCGTATGGCTCCATCATGGCCGGCGACTGGCAGAGCAACGCTCCGTGGCGTCGCGGCAAACGTCGCGGATGA
- a CDS encoding adenylate/guanylate cyclase domain-containing protein: MATARAERRLAAILAADVVGYSRLVEHDEAGTLSALKVLRREVIDPLLAEHQGRVVKLMGDGALVEYGSVVDAVACAVAIQKGVAENQADIPTEQRIIFRIAVNLGDVIHEVDGDLYGDGVNIAARLQTLADPGGICISGTAYDHLQGKLDCDYEYLGERQLKNMERPVRLYRPLLGGTTARTASPRPALPDRPSIAVLPFSAMSADPEQDFFSDGLTEDITTALSKLKGFFVIARNTMFTYKGKPVDVRAVGRELGIRYVLEGSVRKSGNRVRVTAQLIDAASEAHLWAERYDGDLGDIFVIQDEITTSVVGRIGPELLAAEHARESPKPHHGLDAWECVVRAVFLCSQLSEESSRKMLPLLDRAIGLAPDYAQALAMKGWITVWRAFQGWEDMGYALALARDTVQQAIAADDKEPWAYLAQAMIAFATRDNVLAMAAISQAVAINPNSAFAHGQLGLAHANGGRAADAIPCIDHALRLSPREAFLGDFQFYYAMAYFQGANYELGLSYAREAHRLRSGHAVPLVIGTACAGLLDNQEAAADLLGRLKSLVPDISRDAVGATSSFVRADDRARLIEGLARAGLN, from the coding sequence ATGGCAACTGCAAGAGCGGAGCGGCGGCTGGCCGCGATCTTGGCCGCTGATGTCGTCGGCTATTCCCGCCTCGTCGAACATGACGAGGCTGGGACGTTGTCGGCCCTGAAGGTTCTGCGCCGGGAGGTGATCGACCCGCTGCTTGCCGAGCATCAGGGCCGTGTCGTCAAGCTGATGGGCGACGGCGCGCTCGTGGAGTACGGCTCGGTCGTCGATGCAGTCGCATGCGCGGTCGCCATCCAGAAGGGCGTTGCCGAGAACCAGGCCGATATCCCAACGGAGCAACGCATCATCTTCCGGATCGCCGTCAATCTCGGTGATGTGATCCACGAGGTTGATGGGGATCTCTACGGCGATGGCGTCAACATCGCGGCCCGCCTCCAGACCTTGGCGGATCCAGGCGGCATTTGCATTTCCGGCACGGCGTACGATCATCTCCAGGGCAAGCTTGATTGCGACTATGAGTACCTCGGCGAACGCCAGCTCAAGAACATGGAGCGGCCGGTGCGACTGTACCGGCCGCTTCTGGGAGGGACGACCGCACGAACGGCATCGCCAAGGCCCGCACTTCCGGACCGACCATCCATTGCCGTACTGCCGTTCAGCGCCATGAGCGCCGACCCGGAGCAGGACTTCTTCAGCGATGGGCTCACCGAGGACATCACCACCGCGCTATCCAAGCTCAAGGGCTTCTTCGTGATCGCCCGCAACACGATGTTCACCTACAAGGGAAAGCCCGTGGATGTGCGCGCCGTCGGGCGCGAACTCGGGATCCGCTATGTTCTCGAGGGGAGCGTCCGCAAGTCCGGCAACCGCGTGAGGGTGACCGCGCAGCTCATCGATGCGGCCTCCGAAGCCCATCTCTGGGCCGAGAGGTACGACGGCGACCTCGGCGACATTTTCGTCATTCAGGACGAAATCACCACAAGCGTCGTCGGCCGCATCGGGCCGGAACTGCTGGCGGCAGAGCATGCTCGCGAAAGCCCCAAGCCGCATCATGGCCTTGATGCCTGGGAATGTGTCGTGCGGGCGGTGTTCCTGTGTTCCCAGTTGTCTGAGGAGAGCAGCCGAAAGATGCTCCCCCTGCTCGATCGGGCAATCGGACTGGCTCCCGATTATGCCCAGGCGCTCGCCATGAAAGGTTGGATTACGGTGTGGCGCGCGTTCCAGGGATGGGAGGACATGGGGTACGCCCTGGCCCTTGCCAGGGATACCGTCCAACAAGCCATTGCCGCGGACGATAAAGAACCGTGGGCCTACCTTGCGCAGGCGATGATAGCCTTTGCCACGCGTGACAATGTCCTGGCGATGGCAGCGATCAGCCAGGCTGTCGCTATCAACCCGAACTCCGCGTTTGCACACGGTCAGTTGGGACTTGCGCACGCCAACGGGGGCCGCGCGGCGGACGCCATTCCTTGCATCGACCACGCCCTCAGACTGAGCCCGCGCGAGGCTTTTCTCGGCGACTTTCAGTTTTACTACGCCATGGCTTATTTCCAGGGGGCGAATTACGAGCTTGGATTGAGTTATGCACGGGAGGCGCATCGCTTGCGGTCCGGCCACGCGGTTCCGCTGGTCATCGGCACGGCCTGTGCCGGGCTTCTGGACAACCAGGAGGCTGCCGCGGACTTGCTCGGACGGCTCAAGTCGCTTGTCCCTGACATCTCACGGGACGCGGTCGGAGCAACATCTTCTTTCGTCCGCGCCGACGATCGGGCGCGCCTGATCGAGGGACTTGCCCGTGCCGGCCTGAATTGA